The stretch of DNA ACTGCTGGAGTACAAGAAATTCAAGGATGCGGCTAAGCTTCTCGAAGACCAAGCGGCGCTGTGGCAGCAACGTTATCCACGGCTCAGCGATGAGCGGCCCGCAGGCGGAAAAGAGGCGCGGCAGGATCATATCAAGGATGTGGAGCTGTGGGACTTGGTGAGCGCGTTCTCGCGAATCGTGCGTCAGATCGATCCGGAAGAACAGAAAAGTATCGTCTACGACGACACACCGATTTCAGTTTATATTGATCGTGTGGGCAAACGGGTCAAGCAGGACCAGCGTGTTGCCTTCAGCGCATTTTTTGAGGGGAGCAATTCTAAGAGTAAGATCGTCGGAATCTTCTTGGCCATATTAGAATTGCTGCGCAACTATTATTTCCGTGCAGTGCAAGAAGAGAGCGGCGAAATCTGGGTCATGCCTCCCGACCCCAATCGCCCGCCGCCGGCTGAATCCGAAACAGAGACCGCTACGGATGCCACCGT from Symmachiella dynata encodes:
- a CDS encoding segregation and condensation protein A, producing MDYRVELTTYTGPIDLLLYLVRRHEVDVTDLPIAKITAQFGEFLEVLELIDFDLVGEFVVLASTLVEIKSRMVLPRPEEEEAPEVDVTEDPRSELVRQLLEYKKFKDAAKLLEDQAALWQQRYPRLSDERPAGGKEARQDHIKDVELWDLVSAFSRIVRQIDPEEQKSIVYDDTPISVYIDRVGKRVKQDQRVAFSAFFEGSNSKSKIVGIFLAILELLRNYYFRAVQEESGEIWVMPPDPNRPPPAESETETATDATVDATTDAEVAEAAPADLPTAAESGESPPPAAE